The genomic stretch GGCGTCGGTGTGGTGCGCGGGCGTCATCTTCTTGGGCCGCATCTCGAAGAGTTCGACCCTGACGCCCAGCCCGGCGGCCGCCAGGGCGGCGTCGCTGCCGGCCATGCCGGCGCCGATCACGGTGATATGCGGGTGCTCTGTCATCTCGTCGTCATCTCGTCTCCTCGCCGCCCTAACGGCCGGGTTCCCAGTCTAGCAGGGCACGCCCGCTGTTACCGAAGCGCGCGACGCTCGCTCGCCAAAGGCCCGCCCCCACAGGAGGTCGCCGACTTTAACCCCGCTGTCATAGGAACATGGTAAACTCATCATTACAAAGAAGGCGGCGTCCCGCACACTGGTTCTGTCGGGACGCCGCCTAAACCTGGAAGGGACTGGTGCGCCCGACAGGATTCGAACCTGTGACCTTTCGCTCCGGAGGCGAACACTCTATCCGGCTGAGCTACGGGCGCGTAGAACCAAAAACTAGCACTCTATCGGGAGGAAGTCAAGCTCATGAGACTCAGTAGGAAAACCAACGTCATCATCATGTGGGCCCTGGCCATCGGTCTGCTCGTGGGTATGGTAGTTATGTTCACGCCGACGGCCGGCGGCCTCTTCGGCGGGCGCCAGGACATCCTCGAGAGCCCGGTGGTGATCGTCAACGACCAGCCGATCACCGACCAGCAGGTCGCCCTGGCCCGGCAGAACAGCCCCACCTTCGCCAGCGTGCAAGAGGGCGAGGTCGGCGACGACCTGCAGCTCCTCTTGATCGACGGGCTCATCGACCGCGAGCTGCTCAGGCAGGCTTCGGCGGGAGAGCGGGTTTCGAGCGGCGAGGTGCGCCAGGCGGTCGACGACTGGCGGCGCGAAAACAACGTGGCCGGGCGTCAGAACGACCAGGCCTATCTGGCCGCCATCGGCCGCATGGGCCACACCGACGCCAGCTTCCGGCGGACGATGGAGGAGCAACTGCGCCAGCAGCGCTTCATCGACAGCCTCAGCGAGGGCGTGGCGGTCAC from Deinococcota bacterium encodes the following:
- a CDS encoding FAD-dependent oxidoreductase; this encodes MTEHPHITVIGAGMAGSDAALAAAGLGVRVELFEMRPKKMTPAHHTDA